caaagagatagagaaacagacaaatagacagaaagacagatagataaacagaaagatagatacatagaaagaTAGGTAAACAGATAGGCAGACAGATTGATAGATAGGCaggcagacacagacagacagatagacaaagacaaagagatagagaaacagacaaatagaaagacagataaacagaaagatagatagatagagagataggcAGACAGATTGATAGATAGGCaggcagacacagacagacagacaggtagacaaagacaaagagatagagaaacagacaaatagaaagacagataaacagaaagatagatagatagacagataggcaGACTGATAGATAGGCaggcagacacagacagacagacagataagtagacaggtagatagatagataggcaggcagacagataagtagacaggtagatagatagatagataggcaggcagacagataaatagacaggtagatagctagatagacagacagacagacagacaggtagacaaagacaaagagagagaaacagacaaatagacagaaagacagattgatagatagataagcAGGCAGACAcctacagacagacagataaatagacaagtagatagacagacagacagatagatagacaaagacgaagagatagacagaaagataaacaaaaagatAGAGAGGTAGACAGATGGGCAGACagattgatagataaatagataggcaggcagacagacagaaagacagatagacatagaaagacagatagacaggTAGATAAAGGCAGACAAATAAAGACAAACAGCAggtagatagaaagacagagacaaatagacaaatagaatgacagacaaaaatagatataaatataaaaacaaaggcatgtatacacacatatgcatatatgtacatacttgTACACCCGCCTCTGTGTGTATCTTAATTCTAacactatgtgaccttggacaagtcatttgacctctctctctcttagtttcttcattgtaAGGCTGGGAGGCCATACTAGCAGATATCTATGGCCCTTTCTTGTAAACAGGGCAGGAAGGTGACCCTGGGCTCTTGAAGGCTTTGCTTGTTAAGTGCAATCTCTGGCAGGTCGGGACAGGCAGGTAAGGTTTTGAGTCTTGTGATGTAGTCTCTCtgacctcatctataaaatgtgaataatgataCTGATACTACCACTGCGCAAGATCGTAGCTTTGAAAACGGTATAGAAAGGTGAGccctgtgagtgtgtgtgtgtgcgtgcgcgtgtgtgtgcgtgcgcagGTACGCAGATACGCAGATTCCCAGAATTACAAAAACCCAGCGCTGAGAAACTAATCTGATTCCCACCAGAATAACAATCTCCAACATCCCCAATGTGGGTGTGTAGACGAAGGAACTAGTTTGAATTCTGGCTTGGCTGTGTGTGACCTTGAGGACATCCCATTATTTTTCCAAACCTCAGTTGCCTTGTGGGCAAAATCAGGGAGTTGGGGTTCTCAACCTGTCCTAGGGacagatagggaaaaaaaagtaacttcATTTCAATCTAATTGCTTTCTCTGTCCATTTAAAAGCACTTTGAGAAGGGGCTCTTAGGGTTTATCAGACTTCCCATGGGGTCCGGGACACAAAAAGGATTAAGAACCGGAAACTAGAGGTCTCCAAAGTTTTTTCTGGATCCAAATCATATGATCTATAGATGTGTcatgtgcttggggtgggggatTAGGTGGATTTCTGGTTCATCTCACTAGAATAACAAAACCGGGGAATGTCAGAACAATCTCGGAGATCTCCTAATCCGATCTCTTTTTACAGCGGAGGAGAAGACCGGGCTGGGGCGGGGAAGTAACTCGCCCAGAGACATAGCTAGTTAGAGTCCGAACCGGCGGGAGGGTCACAGGGCGGGGCTCTTTACACCGGACTCCCCCGGGAAATCTTATCTCCCAGAGCAAATTAAGCCCGGGGCGGGTCCCTCCGAGAAGCGTCCCGTTTTTTCCCCGGTGCAGGTGGAGGACGTTAGTCCGGGTAGATTTCCCTCCGAGCAGTTACCCCAGTTTCCCGGGGATCGGTTACCGGACCGCCAGCATAGTTACTCCCCGCGCTGGAGAGGAGGCTCTCCTCAGACAGAAATGAAGGGCTTAGCGGATCCGGGCGTCTCCTCCACTTTCGGGCCGGGCTTACAGTGCAGGGAGCGGTCAGAGGATGGATTCCCGCCAGCCCGCGCCAGGGAGAGCCTGCCAGTCGGGCTCCTCGGGCAGGGACGGGATCCTCCCGAGAGCCCGGGCTCGGAGGTCTGGAACCCAGCGTCCGTCAGACACCTGTCCCCTGGCAGAGCAGCCTCGGGGAGGCGGCCCCTCGGCCCCGCCCCTGCACTTGTCCCGGGCCCTGGTTGGCCGGCCGAGCGAGCTATGTTAATGAGGGCTGACCCTTATTGCACCTGACGCGGAGCCCCCGTCCAGCCCTAGAGGGCCGGGAGGCGAGCGAGCCTTTGGGGCTGTGTGACCGGACGGCTCCCCGGGGGCAGCGGCCTCTTCGCCCGCATCCGGGACCTTCCGAGCTATCCGCGGGACCCGCCGCCTACTCATCCCCAGGGAAGATGCCTAGATCCTTCTTAGTGAAAAAGCACTGGAGCAACCGAGTCCCCAACTATGGGCAACTGGAGTCTCGAAAAGGTAAAGGAGCGGCCGCGGGCAGCGGCGGCACCGGGGCGgggagggcggggggggggggtctccGAGCGCCGGCGGCGGCTCCCGGGAGGGGGCGCGCGCGAAGATCGCCCCCGCTCTCCTTTTGGGAAGGAAACTCTTTTGGAAAGCAGGCTAATGGACAGGAGCGCGAGAGCAGCGAGACAGCGAGTTGGCGGCATCGAGCGCGGGGCTCCTGGTTCTAGCAGGTGCAAGCGCGGCGGGAGTCCGAGCTCAGGATGCGGGGGCGGCGgccgcggggggggggggtgcacGGGGTAGGAGCTTCTCGCCAACATGGACCCCGGAGGGAACAAGGAGGAGGCGCCAGGAGCGCCGGGGACCCGAGGCTATGGGAACACGCGGGGACCCACCTGCTCAGCCCGACCTCGGCCTTCAAGCCGGTTCGCAGATGTcccgcccccacccccagctGGGGGGTCAAACCGCCCGAACCCTTCGCCAAATCCCCACTAAAGATCTCGGGGCTTGGGGCCCGCCCGGCCCTGAGGGTTCTTCAGGAGCGGTCTCACAAAGTCCCCAGCTCTCGGGCCGGGACCGGCGGAGGGAAAGTCAGCCCCCTCCCCGGTGACTTCTGGAGTCCCGGGAATTTCAGCCTCTGAGCTGCGCTTACTCTCTGGTGCTCCGGGGCTGCCCAGCCTTTTCCCAACAGGCGGGGGACGCGCTCTCGATCccgtctgtctgtgtctgtctctccgtGTCCGTCTGTCTcggtctctttctttgtctctctttttctctgggtctctgtttacgtgtctctttcaatctctatttgtttcaatctctgtctcttttcttttcccctcctcccctccctgtctctctctttctctgtctttctttcaatctctctctttttttctctgtctctctctgtctcagcaGAACCAGGCTGAAAGGTCCGATTTCCCTTTTCCCACCTCTCCGCTGATTTCAGATTCCCTTCGGGCTGGAGTCTGGTAGGAACGGACACTTAGATTCGGTCtgtctccattcctttctctcaGGAACAGACACTTAGAAGGAAGAGAGGGTCTAAGTGTCCAACTGCAAAGAGCAATCATCAGAAGCTGAATTTAATCTCTGGGAAAGTGGTGAAAAAGGGGCTGCGCTCTCCTCCATCTCAGCCCTGAATCCTGACCCTTCCATTCCCACTCCCTGACCTCCTTACCGCCTGAAGACTTCCTAAGGGGCTGAGTTCTAACTTACTGAAGGAAAAGATTCTCCGAACGTAGTTCTTTGGGTAGAAACTTGTAGAGAATtccctcatttacaaatgagagaggagagaagtgCCGGGCTCAAGATCACCCCAGTAGAAAGTAGTAGAGCCTTGATTCAACTCCAGTTCATGCTCCTTCCCCTGCAGCCTTTTGAACTAACCACCTCTTACTCTGAGCCATTGGGTGACTGGGACACAGGGAGAGTAACTTTCCTAAAGGCTTTTTCCTTCAGAGATGAGCTTGCTTAGCGGCAGAGGAACAGTTCTCCGACTTGCGAGAGCAGCCGCCACTCTCTGGGGATGGACAGTCTGAGGGAGGGTATTGCTCTGTAACCCCCAAAGTAGGAGGGGGAGAAACCGTGGGGGGTTTGGAATAGTCTTTGTGAAGGGTTATTTTTTCCTGTGCTAGAGACGAGTCACCTGATCAAACACTCCCTTCTAAGCCCCTGAAGTCCATTGTTTGGCAATGGTATCCACACCGTCAAAGTGAATTATTCATTAACACATGGCCGTGTCCACTCCCTACCCCACCCCCGCTCCAAGTAACCACCATTTGGAGGATGATCTCAGTTACCAAGTGACTCCCATTTACGTCCATGCCCAGAGTCATCCCTAAGAAGCCTCTCTTCACCCTCAGCCTGATATCACTTAAATAAGTAAAACTAGGTTAAAATTTCTTCGTCTGTggaaaggggatgtgggaaggtGGTTAGGGAGGAGAAGCCGAGGTGTTGGGGAGGCTTGGGCCTAATTGCCTCTATATTTCTCTTAAAATACTGCAGGAGGCCTCGAGGAGCTCCAGCCACCTGTCCCTAGCTGGGGTGGAGTTGGGTGGAAGGGGAATGGTTATGGGGCTTGCCTGTATCATTTTTCCAGGATAGACTTTCTTCTGGGGGACTCTGTGTCTTTAGAAAGTCTGAGACatagggggggggggaagaagaaggTCTGGGACAGCCAGGGGTTTGCTTTTGAGGAGGTGGTTCTCCTGGGAATTAGAGTACCCAGACTATTCCATTGGAGAACAACAAAAAGTAggcaaggaaaagaaggaaatccGTTTTTAAAATATCCACAGGCAGACACTCTGGCTCTAGAGTCATTAGGTACCATCTGAGATAGTCTGGAGGCATTCCCAATCAAAtagattattaatttttaaactttttttaaatttacattttacatttttacatttcacCTCTCTTTCCCTGCTGCCTTCTATCCTTTCTTCCTCAACCCTGGCTTTGCTGCTGCTGCCACCCACGAATAATGCAATGTCAGAAGATGCAAGGGAAATAACTTCTTAGTGTCCAGAGAGGGAAATTTAGGAATTGCAGcaaagtggtgcagtggatagagcactatccctgaagtcaggaggacctgagttcaaatccaacctcagacacaacttcttagctgtgtgactctgggcaagtcacaactccaattgcctcaggaaaaacataGAGGAAACAAACATCTAGATGAGAAAATTCCTATGAATGCTCCTCAACACTTTTTTGTAGTTTGTATAGTTTTAGAGTTGTCTACCTCAGTGAGCACAGTCACAAGTAATGATTGCACTAAGTCCCACTGCTTCTTCCCTCCGTAGAGAGGGCCCTAACTGATAATGGTTCCCATAACTGAAGTGGATCATCCCAGTAACATAATGGAATTGATTCTTTAGGGCCTGAGATCTCTAGAAAACTCTTCTCCTCCccaaggaaggaggaagaataagATAGAAGCAGGATTTATTCTTTTGGAAGAACTAGGGTTGTAAATGTAGGAGATGatcaaagatggaaaagaatGGAGATTCAGGAAATACTGTGGGAGGTAAGCACCAGTAGTGATTATTCCATCAGGATTGCTCACCAGTAGTTATGTGCCTGGGATACAAGCAATGCAGTCATTAGACCACATTTAGGTGTTTcttagttcttttgcctttatgAATTCTTCCAGAGGTCTACATTTTGTGATTATACGCCAGGACTGgattgggggaagagaagggtCTGTCCACTCAAGAACAATATAGTGAGTTCCCAAAATCTTAGTGTAGTTTTCAACTTGAATGGTTTAAgatgatgttgttgttgttgttgtttgtttttgggttttttttttggtggggggatgTTGACATAGTGCACAGAGGGCtaggcttaaagtcaggaaggctcatcttcatgagttcgaattcggcctcagatacttattaattttgtgactctgggcacatcacttaaccctatttgcctcagttttcacatctgtaaaatgagctggagaaggaaatggcaaacactcaagtatctttgccaagaaaatcccaaggggGGGTCATGCAGAactggacatgattgaaacaactcaacaacaagaaGACAATAATATATGTGGATGGGCAAAAAGCAGATGCTTTTTATTCACCGACATTTTCAAATGCCAGGAAATATATGcttgactaaaagaaaaaaaaaaaaatagtggaaagagagagaacaaaagcaaaaagggagtaggggggagaggaaagagatctAAAAGAATGGGTGAATTTTCACCTTGCGGCTTTCATGACTAGTTTCCAGCTGCATTGTGTCTGTTAGAGTCTATGGGTGAGAGCTAGAGCTGGCCAACAGGTGTGACTAGGTCTCCTAAAAAGTGACCCCAGGGAGGAGGGAGGTGGAGGAGGGGAAATTACTATCATTGTAAAGCTGTTTGTTCGGAGTGCCCAGCTAGAGTTATCTCAGGGCTGATTCACTCTCTAcgttctccccccaccccaccccctgtGCCTAGGAGCCAAGAGTCCAGGTCCTCTCCACAGTATCCTAGTAGTAAAACAGGgggaaaataaatacatacaatgAAGCAGTAAGATTAAAATTGGGTTAAAATTCAGAGTTCCAAATGGGAAATTCCCTTGCTCTTTCCCCCCCAAATAAGCAGATCTTTAAGGTTTTCTGCTATGTAGCAATTAATTGGTGAGGGTTTAATATGTCATTTAGGGTCTTACACTTTCATGATCTGCCTTTCATATTCCATTTACCACAGtaaatgcctggcacacagttgatgtttaataaatgctggctgaCCTTGAGTCATTGCCTTTTTTCTGAAAAGACAGGGTTCTTTCCTAAGCTACTAAAAATTTCTAACTGAAAATCGGTTACTCTGTTGGAAGGGCATGGAGCACAAGAAAACATCAGAAAACAAGAGCGGTCCTCTTGgctccttttttgtttctctctgtggATAAAAATACTGGTTCTAGattacatgtgtatacatatctatataggATGTTATAGAACATATATTGAAATTCTTTTAGGAACCAAAAATAAGGGAATTCATTCTGAAAATTTGGTTTGGAAAAAACTCCAGAATTGAATCACTGCCTATTATAAGATTAATCTGTTTACACTGCGGGTGTTTAAGCCTCTGGCCCCTCTATCTGCTTGGGGCATTGTAAGATTTGAGTCGAGGTGCTTGACTTGGAATTGCTAGTTTTCTTTAATGGTCTCGTGGTGGATTTTTAGGCTTTGTCTTGAAACAGTTAAGTATCACAATGAATAGATAAATGGGACtggaaattaggaagactcatcttccagagttcaaatccaaccttagattcttcctagctgtgtgactctgagctaattacttaatcctatttccctcagtttccttatctgtaaaataagatggagaagggaAAGGCAAAGCCCTCCAGAATTCTTGTCAaaaagaccccaaatggggtgatggagagttggacatgattgagaCAACTCAAcgataacaacaaaattctcaCTATTATGAATGTGTTTTAGTTACTGTTTTAATAATGGCACCTCTAGATGTAGCCAGGATACTTGAAAACgacaggctagatttgaactcagatcctcctgacttcagagctggtgctctctccactgggGCTCCTCAGAACCGATAGGAAGTGTTGGTGCTTTAGCTGGGTGTGGGTGTTGGGGTGGAGGCTCTGCCTGCCAGAGACAGACAATAATGAGAATATATTTCCCTCATTCGAAGGAATGGTGGGCTTCTCCTCTACCTCCCTAAGGTGGGCTCCTCGTCTGCCTCTCTGGTTGCCAGACTGCTGGTAACCTAAGGAACATCGCTTGGTTTGTGGTGTGGAATAGAAGCATCGCGATGGGAACTGCTCAAtgtttttctattctctctccttcccctcacagAGATAAGTGGGTCCTGCTACACCTGTGAGGGGCTggtcttccccctcctcccttcggCGCCCAGTGATGCTCCCAGCCTGTGGGAGCGCAAGTCTGTCATTGCTTGTATCTCACTGCCTCTCCCCTTGAGTGGAGAGGGCCGGGAAGCCCCCAGCCCAGGGCCTCTGGAGATCAGCGTGGCGGACTCCCTGGAGGGCCCCGTCCCCAGCGCGCCCCTCCAGGACAGCCTGAGCCCTTTCAGCCTCTCCCCGTTGCTAGACGGGCCTAAGAGGTGGCCTCTGGATCCCAGGCCAGAGCCAGACAAAGCTTCGGACAAACTGCTTGGGGACAGCGGTGGGAGCCCTCCCCCGGGCTCCGTGGGCTGCTTCGAGTGCTTTGGCTGCCATAAGACCTACCACACGCTCTCCGGGCTCTCCAAACACCGGCAGCTGCGCTGTGATCTGCAGGCCTGCCGGTTCTTCAGCTGCAAGTATTGTGACAAGGAATACTCGAGCCTGGGGGCCCTCAAGATGCACATCCGCACCCACACACTGCCCTGCATTTGCAAGATCTGCGGCAAGGCCTTCTCCAGGCCCTGGCTCCTCCAGGGCCATATCAGGACTCACACAGGTGAGAGGGGGCAGAGGGAGACCTcaaggagagaggggggggaagcaATCAAACATGGCCCCTTCTCCCTCTTAcgcaccatttccttttccccactCAGAAACAAAAAACTCCATTTGTCTTGCAGactgaattttgtttttgaatctGAATCTTTGCAAAGTGAATCTATTTACTCCTACCCTGCTATAATTCAGAGTTTGTGGATCAGaggtgggaaaattagaaaaattgtaCAGAGGCCAGGAATTTGCACTTTCTCTGGGGGGCTGAAATATGGAGGGGGATTTCACTGGGAAACTGGGAGAAGCTAAGGTAAGCATGACTCACCTATGAAGAGGTGATCAAATAGTTGAAAATATAGGGttttgagagagagaagaagagaggaagagagagaaagaggagaggaagagagagagagaggagaagaagagagggaaaaagagagagagacagaggagaggaaaggaagagagggagaaagggagagagagacaacagaaaagagagggagtaagggaaagagagggagagagggagatggatAGATGAAAAGGAATGACAGAGTTCCaaaacagagaaactgaggcaggcagaaatgaggaagagagtTCTACTGCTCAGACAACCGCCCATCCTTTATGGCCAGTGGGCTACCTGTATTCATAATGACATTCAGATCAGCAGAAAGATAATACATGGTGAAACCTTCCAGTTGTGCAGTGCCTTAGAGCTTGTTTAGAATCTCATATGAGCTACCCCAGAAGCAGAGATTAGAAAGCAGACTTTTGCAAGAGTGCTTTTCTGGCCATGGGGGAATtgcttcttctccctctctgcaCTTAGCTGAGGGGCTCTCCTCATTGCCTACTTTCCCTCTTCAGAAGGGCCCTTGACTCACTAAACAGGCAGGCTCTAGGACGTCAAGGGTTGAGTGCTCTTGGGCCAGAGCGATTGGAATGCAAGGTGGCTCCATAGGAGGCTGTCCCTGGTGGCCATTTATCATGGGGTGCCCAGCCATAGGAAGAATGCTGATGTTTGGGTTGGACCCCATGTGCCAGAGTCAGCTCACTGGGGTAAGGGACTGCCCAAACGACTGCAAGTTGTCTCTCTGATCCTGAAACCTGTCCAGTGACATTCTGGAGTTGCTAATGACTCTTGGATCCAGAGACTTTCTTAATTTTCGATTGTTTAATCAAGGCCCAGAATTTGCATTTGTATCTTTTTATACTTCTGAACATAGAGATAGGTAGGGGGTGCAATGCAtaggcaggaagatctgaattcagatacaGCCTcatacttaatagttgtgtgacaagtcacttgacttctgcttgcctcagtttcctcaactgtaaaatggagataataatagcacctacctcctaaagttgttgtgaggatcaaatgacatcatatttgtaaagtacctggcatatagtaggcactaga
The DNA window shown above is from Sminthopsis crassicaudata isolate SCR6 chromosome 2, ASM4859323v1, whole genome shotgun sequence and carries:
- the SNAI3 gene encoding zinc finger protein SNAI3 codes for the protein MPRSFLVKKHWSNRVPNYGQLESRKEISGSCYTCEGLVFPLLPSAPSDAPSLWERKSVIACISLPLPLSGEGREAPSPGPLEISVADSLEGPVPSAPLQDSLSPFSLSPLLDGPKRWPLDPRPEPDKASDKLLGDSGGSPPPGSVGCFECFGCHKTYHTLSGLSKHRQLRCDLQACRFFSCKYCDKEYSSLGALKMHIRTHTLPCICKICGKAFSRPWLLQGHIRTHTGEKPYACSHCSRAFADRSNLRAHLQTHSDIKKYQCKSCTKTFSRMSLLTRHKEAGSCPAS